A stretch of Catenulispora sp. EB89 DNA encodes these proteins:
- the hypE gene encoding hydrogenase expression/formation protein HypE — MAKVLTEEEVGERIEAMRRRPQRFRDDRITMAHGAGGKASRALIEGLVVPLLGASAPSSLSDAAPLAIDGARLAFTTDAFVVRPLSFPGGTIGDLAVNGTVNDLAVSGARPLELALAMILEEGLPAEVLQEQVGAIAAAAAQAGVRVATGDTKVVERGKCDGMYLTTTGIGVLHEDARLDPARVRPGDKVLVSGTIGDHGVAIMLARGNLDLEAEVRSDTRSLWPVARAMLDACGPDIRCLRDATRGGVATVLNEIAVAAEVGVLIAEDRVPVRPEVTGACEILGIDPLYVANEGKLVAFVAPEAADAALEAMRRTAGGADAALVGEVRAEPPGRVLGRTGFGGHRIIDVLVGDPLPRIC; from the coding sequence ATGGCGAAGGTCCTCACCGAGGAGGAAGTCGGCGAGCGGATCGAGGCCATGCGGCGCCGGCCGCAGCGCTTCCGCGACGACCGGATCACCATGGCGCACGGCGCCGGCGGCAAAGCCAGCCGGGCGCTGATCGAGGGCCTGGTCGTGCCGCTGCTCGGGGCGAGCGCGCCGTCCTCGCTCAGCGACGCCGCACCGCTGGCGATCGACGGCGCGCGGCTGGCTTTCACCACGGACGCGTTCGTGGTCCGGCCGCTGAGCTTCCCCGGCGGCACCATCGGCGATCTGGCCGTCAACGGCACGGTCAACGACCTCGCGGTCAGCGGCGCGCGGCCGCTGGAACTGGCGCTGGCGATGATCCTCGAGGAGGGGCTGCCGGCCGAGGTGCTTCAGGAGCAGGTCGGCGCGATCGCCGCCGCGGCCGCGCAGGCCGGCGTCCGGGTGGCGACCGGCGACACCAAGGTGGTCGAGCGCGGCAAGTGCGACGGGATGTACCTCACGACGACCGGGATCGGCGTGCTGCACGAAGACGCGCGCCTGGACCCGGCGCGCGTGCGCCCCGGCGACAAGGTGCTGGTCTCCGGCACGATCGGCGACCACGGCGTGGCCATCATGCTCGCCCGCGGCAACCTGGACCTGGAGGCCGAGGTCCGCAGCGACACCCGCAGCCTGTGGCCGGTGGCGCGGGCGATGCTGGACGCCTGCGGCCCCGACATCCGCTGCCTGCGCGACGCCACGCGCGGCGGCGTGGCGACGGTCCTGAACGAGATCGCGGTGGCCGCCGAGGTCGGCGTGCTGATCGCGGAGGACCGCGTCCCGGTGCGCCCGGAGGTGACGGGGGCGTGCGAGATCCTGGGCATCGACCCGCTGTACGTCGCGAACGAGGGCAAGCTCGTGGCCTTCGTCGCCCCGGAGGCCGCGGACGCGGCGCTGGAGGCGATGCGCCGTACTGCGGGTGGGGCGGACGCGGCGCTGGTCGGCGAGGTGCGGGCCGAGCCGCCGGGGCGGGTGCTGGGGCGGACGGGGTTCGGGGGGCATCGGATCATTGATGTGCTGGTGGGGGATCCGTTGCCGCGGATTTGTTGA
- a CDS encoding CsbD family protein — translation MSVGDKAKHAAKDAKGKIKEAAGKAAGNERMQAEGQADQDEARAAHAADKAKDTAKNVGQGVKGKAKEVAGAVTDDDGMEAKGKVEQLTARAKQHLNK, via the coding sequence ATGAGCGTCGGTGACAAGGCCAAGCACGCAGCCAAGGACGCCAAGGGGAAGATCAAGGAAGCCGCCGGCAAGGCCGCCGGAAACGAGCGCATGCAGGCCGAGGGCCAGGCCGACCAGGACGAGGCCCGCGCCGCGCACGCCGCCGACAAGGCGAAGGACACTGCGAAGAACGTCGGCCAGGGCGTCAAGGGCAAGGCCAAGGAAGTGGCCGGCGCCGTCACCGACGACGACGGCATGGAGGCCAAGGGGAAGGTCGAGCAGCTGACCGCGCGGGCGAAGCAGCATCTCAACAAGTAG
- a CDS encoding protein kinase, translated as MDVGRRYVLGPLIGEGATACVYEAEDTVLRREVAVKVFRYTDIGDTRSERVDEETRILASLAHPHLLPVYDSGLGADRHRFIVMPLVRGTTLARLAARGPVEPREVKRIGAALADALSHIHAGGIVHRDVKPGNVLLADDGTAYLADFGYAHAADSPALTSTDCVVGTAGYLAPEQAQGLSVTSATDVYALGLVLLEALSGERAYQGTPMERATANALRPPRIPARLGPGWMRVLRTLTARDPAVRPAAGEVGGLLAVAEDELPAVRAGDHTMELPVVDAWGSGVGSGDPGPVASGPGPVVSEPVASEPVVGSAASTRRPLAAVVAAASTRRRLAGIGVAACAAVAVVGLGADWLTPGASADTQIPAPMTPGAGAAGSSPGPTSSPGTAAVPSGSVSARPSTAAVVARTSASVSSSASASKNCQADQGDQGDHGQNGKGHHKDGCHH; from the coding sequence ATGGACGTGGGGCGGCGTTACGTTCTGGGTCCCCTCATCGGAGAGGGGGCGACGGCGTGCGTTTATGAGGCCGAGGACACCGTGCTGCGGCGCGAGGTGGCCGTGAAGGTCTTCCGCTACACGGACATCGGCGACACCCGCTCGGAGCGGGTCGACGAGGAAACCAGGATCCTGGCGTCCCTGGCCCATCCGCATCTGCTGCCGGTCTACGACTCGGGCCTGGGCGCCGACCGCCATCGCTTCATCGTGATGCCGCTCGTTCGCGGCACGACGCTGGCCCGGCTCGCGGCCCGGGGCCCGGTCGAGCCGCGGGAGGTGAAACGGATCGGGGCGGCCCTGGCCGACGCCCTGTCGCACATCCACGCCGGCGGTATCGTGCACCGCGACGTCAAGCCCGGCAACGTGCTGCTCGCCGACGACGGGACGGCGTACCTCGCGGACTTCGGCTACGCGCACGCCGCCGACAGCCCGGCGCTCACCAGCACCGACTGCGTCGTCGGCACCGCCGGCTACCTCGCGCCGGAGCAGGCGCAGGGGCTGTCGGTGACGTCCGCGACGGACGTCTACGCGCTGGGGCTGGTGCTGTTGGAGGCGCTGAGCGGCGAGCGTGCGTATCAGGGGACGCCGATGGAGCGTGCGACGGCCAACGCGCTGCGGCCGCCGCGGATACCGGCGCGGCTCGGGCCGGGGTGGATGCGGGTGCTGCGGACGCTGACGGCGAGGGACCCGGCGGTTCGGCCGGCGGCCGGGGAGGTCGGTGGGCTGTTGGCGGTGGCTGAGGACGAGCTGCCGGCGGTGAGGGCCGGCGACCACACGATGGAGCTTCCGGTGGTCGATGCTTGGGGTTCGGGCGTTGGTTCCGGCGATCCCGGGCCCGTTGCCTCGGGGCCGGGGCCGGTCGTTTCGGAACCCGTTGCCTCGGAGCCTGTCGTCGGCTCGGCCGCATCGACTCGGCGGCCGCTGGCCGCTGTCGTCGCAGCTGCGTCGACTCGGCGGCGTCTGGCGGGTATCGGCGTGGCGGCGTGTGCTGCGGTCGCCGTCGTCGGGCTGGGCGCCGACTGGCTGACCCCCGGTGCCTCGGCCGACACGCAGATTCCGGCGCCGATGACCCCCGGTGCCGGAGCGGCCGGCTCGTCGCCGGGCCCCACATCGTCTCCGGGCACCGCCGCGGTCCCTTCCGGCAGCGTTTCTGCCCGGCCGTCGACGGCGGCTGTCGTGGCGCGCACGTCGGCGTCGGTGTCGTCGTCGGCATCGGCATCGAAGAACTGCCAGGCCGACCAGGGCGACCAGGGCGACCACGGCCAGAACGGCAAGGGCCACCACAAGGACGGATGCCACCACTAA
- a CDS encoding HypC/HybG/HupF family hydrogenase formation chaperone, whose translation MSARRVDDGTADITACSADGECITCGDVAVPLTVVSVAGSDARCRDGDGREESVALEFVGRVGVGDRVLVHAGVAIELLATEPVETAEPVSEV comes from the coding sequence GTGAGCGCGCGGCGAGTCGACGACGGTACCGCCGACATCACGGCGTGCTCCGCCGACGGCGAGTGCATCACCTGCGGTGATGTCGCGGTGCCGCTGACCGTCGTCTCGGTCGCGGGGAGCGACGCGCGGTGCCGCGACGGAGACGGCCGCGAGGAGAGCGTCGCGTTGGAGTTCGTCGGCCGGGTCGGCGTCGGCGACCGCGTCTTGGTACACGCAGGCGTCGCCATCGAACTGCTGGCGACCGAGCCCGTCGAAACCGCAGAGCCCGTGTCCGAAGTCTGA
- a CDS encoding hydrogenase maturation nickel metallochaperone HypA, producing MHEIGYCTGVLEAVERRAEGRPVARIGVLVGTLHRISPAAFEQSFQLVADGGIAAGAQTEVQISPVRATCAACPASFEAAEATPTCPDCHSTDVATEGGDELVLQWVEFRKDR from the coding sequence ATGCACGAGATCGGTTACTGCACCGGCGTCCTGGAGGCCGTGGAGCGCCGTGCCGAGGGACGGCCGGTGGCCCGGATCGGCGTGCTGGTCGGGACCCTGCACCGGATCTCCCCGGCCGCGTTCGAGCAGTCCTTCCAGCTGGTCGCCGACGGCGGGATCGCGGCCGGCGCGCAGACCGAGGTGCAGATCTCGCCGGTGCGCGCCACCTGCGCGGCGTGCCCGGCCTCGTTCGAGGCCGCCGAGGCGACGCCGACCTGCCCGGACTGCCACAGCACGGACGTCGCCACCGAGGGCGGCGACGAGCTGGTGCTGCAGTGGGTCGAGTTCCGAAAGGACCGTTGA
- the hypD gene encoding hydrogenase formation protein HypD — protein sequence MRFVDEYRDPDLARALSAQIAALTEPGRHYKFMEVCGGHTHAIYRYGVHDLLPENIELVHGPGCPVCVIPMGRVDDGIAIAEQPGVILTCFGDMMRVPGGRGSFLEANARGTDIRMVYSPLDALRIARENPDRQVVFYAIGFETTAPSTALTVLRAEQEGVENFSVMCSHVTIIPAIKAILDSPDLRLDAFIGPGHVSTVIGCRPYEFIAREHGKPVVCAGFEPLDVLQSVHMIMKQLAEGRSEVENQYGRVVRWDGNELALQALSRVFELRPFFEWRGLGSIPQSALRFTSAYARFDAEQRYALPGVRVADPKACQCGEVLKGVLKPWECKVFGTACTPETPIGTCMVSSEGACAAYYNFGQYSRERLDLQVL from the coding sequence ATGCGCTTCGTCGACGAATACCGCGACCCCGATCTGGCCCGTGCGCTGTCCGCGCAGATCGCCGCCCTCACCGAGCCGGGACGGCACTACAAGTTCATGGAGGTCTGCGGCGGCCACACCCACGCCATCTACCGCTACGGCGTCCACGACCTGCTGCCGGAGAACATCGAGCTCGTGCACGGCCCCGGCTGCCCGGTCTGCGTGATCCCGATGGGCCGCGTGGACGACGGGATCGCGATCGCCGAGCAGCCCGGCGTGATCCTCACCTGCTTCGGCGACATGATGCGCGTGCCCGGCGGCCGCGGCTCGTTCCTGGAGGCCAACGCGCGCGGCACCGACATCCGCATGGTGTACTCGCCGCTGGACGCGCTGCGCATCGCGCGGGAGAACCCGGACCGGCAGGTCGTGTTCTACGCCATCGGCTTCGAGACCACGGCACCGTCGACCGCGCTGACCGTGCTGCGCGCGGAGCAGGAGGGCGTCGAGAACTTCTCGGTGATGTGCAGCCACGTCACGATCATCCCGGCGATCAAGGCCATCCTGGATTCGCCGGACCTGCGGCTGGACGCCTTCATCGGACCCGGACACGTCTCGACGGTCATCGGCTGCCGGCCGTACGAGTTCATCGCGCGCGAGCACGGCAAGCCGGTGGTGTGCGCGGGGTTCGAGCCGTTGGACGTGCTGCAGTCCGTGCACATGATCATGAAGCAGCTCGCCGAGGGCCGCAGCGAGGTCGAGAACCAGTACGGCCGCGTGGTCCGGTGGGACGGCAACGAGCTGGCGCTCCAGGCGCTGAGCCGGGTCTTCGAGCTGCGGCCGTTCTTCGAGTGGCGCGGGCTCGGCTCGATTCCCCAGTCGGCGCTGCGGTTCACCTCCGCGTACGCACGCTTCGACGCCGAGCAGCGGTACGCGCTGCCCGGGGTGCGCGTCGCGGACCCGAAGGCGTGCCAGTGCGGCGAGGTGCTCAAGGGGGTGCTCAAGCCGTGGGAGTGCAAGGTGTTCGGGACGGCGTGCACGCCGGAGACGCCGATCGGGACCTGCATGGTCTCCTCCGAAGGGGCCTGCGCGGCGTACTACAACTTCGGGCAGTACTCGCGCGAACGGCTCGATCTGCAAGTTCTCTGA
- a CDS encoding HypC/HybG/HupF family hydrogenase formation chaperone, translating into MCLAIPGQVAEILPDTDEQLAVIDVVGVKRKINIGLLDRGTLAPGDWVLIHVGFAMSKVDEREAAEALSVLEMMGQAFDEELQAVAESDPV; encoded by the coding sequence GTGTGCCTGGCCATCCCCGGGCAGGTCGCCGAGATCCTGCCGGACACCGATGAGCAGCTGGCCGTGATCGACGTGGTCGGCGTCAAGCGGAAGATCAACATCGGGCTGCTGGACCGCGGCACGCTGGCGCCGGGCGACTGGGTGCTGATCCACGTCGGGTTCGCCATGTCGAAGGTGGACGAGCGGGAGGCCGCCGAGGCACTGTCCGTACTGGAGATGATGGGCCAGGCCTTCGACGAGGAGTTGCAGGCCGTGGCGGAATCGGATCCGGTGTGA
- a CDS encoding hydrogenase maturation protease, whose translation MSPRVLVAGIGNVFLGDDGFGSEAARRLAAEPLPEGVTVVDYGIRGMHLAFDLLDGYDALVIVDALPHGGAPGDVTVLEVGEADLGDGEFDAHGMNPVSVLASLGTLGGRLPPRTHVVGCEPRDVDEGIGLSPEVATAVDTALSAIRVLISAKPVQQPSTAKGV comes from the coding sequence ATGAGCCCGCGCGTCCTGGTGGCCGGGATCGGCAACGTCTTCCTCGGCGACGACGGCTTCGGTTCCGAGGCCGCCCGGCGGCTGGCCGCCGAGCCGCTGCCCGAGGGCGTGACCGTGGTCGACTACGGCATCCGCGGCATGCACCTGGCTTTCGACCTCCTCGACGGGTACGACGCCCTGGTGATCGTCGACGCCCTGCCGCACGGCGGCGCGCCGGGGGACGTCACCGTCCTGGAGGTCGGCGAGGCGGACCTCGGCGACGGCGAGTTCGACGCGCACGGCATGAACCCGGTCTCGGTCCTGGCCAGCCTCGGCACGCTCGGCGGCCGGCTGCCGCCGCGCACGCACGTGGTCGGCTGCGAACCGCGCGACGTCGACGAGGGCATCGGGCTGAGTCCGGAGGTCGCCACGGCGGTCGACACCGCGCTGTCTGCCATCCGGGTGCTTATCTCCGCCAAACCGGTACAACAGCCGAGCACCGCGAAAGGTGTCTGA